In Solea senegalensis isolate Sse05_10M linkage group LG18, IFAPA_SoseM_1, whole genome shotgun sequence, a single window of DNA contains:
- the LOC122759531 gene encoding ADP-ribosylation factor 2-like encodes MVSSQFNVVEQKNALKLDGCVVAGTISCETERLLSLTKYCVYAGLIFVVDSNDRERVTEAREELARMLAEDELRDAVLLVFANKQDLPNAMNAAEITEKLGLHALRQRSWYIQATCATSGDGLYEGLDWLSNQLKNQK; translated from the exons ATGGTATCA TCACAGTTTAATGTAGTCGAGCAGAAAAATGCTTTGAAACTAGATGGCTGTGTTGTTGCTGGGACAATCTCATGTGAAACTGAACGGTTATTGTCTTTAACCAAATACTGTGTCTATGCAGGACTTATTTTTGTGGTGGACAGCAATGACAGGGAGAGGGTGACCGAGGCACGAGAGGAGCTTGCCAGGATGCTCGCCGAGGACGAACTCAGAGACGCTGTGCTGcttgtttttgcaaataaacaG GATCTCCCCAATGCTATGAATGCTGCAGAGATTACAGAGAAGTTGGGGCTTCACGCCCTCCGCCAGCGCAGCTGGTACATCCAGGCTACCTGCGCCACCAGCGGGGACGGTTTGTACGAAGGCCTGGACTGGCTCTCCAACCAGCTGAAGAACCAGAAATGA